In Lasioglossum baleicum chromosome 19, iyLasBale1, whole genome shotgun sequence, the following proteins share a genomic window:
- the Daam gene encoding disheveled-associated activator of morphogenesis-like protein isoform X3, which translates to MPSRVKKSFCGCLQDDEPPEITYCVVEHTGTLTLQAMTPTLPMPAEEELNKMFLELVDELDLTQANRQAVLALSANKKWQIYCSRKGNGTLENGGLRTTDLSGDPEDYINRLRAVASNPFPEDGDEVSNQMRQVEALKTALRTQPHSFVLRFIELDGLNTLLQVLGTMDAGTANSNLHTSVIGCLKALMNNSNGRAHVLAHPTAINTISQSLATENIKTKISVLEILGAVCLVPGGHRKVLEAMLHFQQYHSERTRFQSIINDLDKNFGIYKDNLSLKTAIMSFINAVLNYGPGQVTLEFRLHLRYELLMLGIQPIIEKLRKYENETLDRHLDFFDMVRNEDEKELARKFEKEHVDTKSATAMFDLLRRKLSHTAAYPHLLSLLEHCLLLPLDYGSHPQHWLLFDRIVQQIVLQSEGNGTGTIRNPDVAPIEINVKEIVHLLAKEEELVAARKKAEELERENSDMSTRLAKKEQELDLRTQEKEDMEASLARVKERLEKETSMHIETKQRISELQDNVEALSRQINNEKSERKRLEQLVASGSLSDDAKASIKLVEDEVLEKVEAKPMPPPPPPPPLAPPPPPCLMPAAPPPMKMEIIKNVPQPSNPLKSFNWSKIPEQKLQGTIWSELDDTKLYNVMDLESIDKIFCAYQKNGVSTEGSIEDLRTLGKNKKTMSVIDSRRAQNCTILLSKLKMSDNEITRTILSMDQQNILHIDMVEQLLKYIPSSEEAALLDIHQKDLQSRADCFLYQISKVPHYEQRLRSLHYKKKFAASIAELTPRMRAVLEASRQVARSRRLRKLLELVLALGNYVNRGNARGNACGFRLASLNRLVDTKSSCSKGTTLLHYLVQILESRFREVLDIEEDMPHVRTAARVSMADLQREVANLKNGLQDVQREIEFHRGQSQVLQGDMFLPAMRDFQAQATCRLAEAEDLFQDMKTRFDRAVRLFGEDSAGVQPDEFFGIFENFLQALAEARQDVENMRKKIEEEERRAKQEQELRKRTMERKNSREGILNSISLSKKNEANSNGQNDNKGEFDDLISALRTGDVFGEDIAKFKRSKRRPVTPSGQESRRHSAHREDSRERH; encoded by the exons GATGACGAGCCGCCGGAAATCACGTATTGCGTTGTGGAGCACACGGGCACGCTCACGCTTCAAGCGATGACGCCGACCCTGCCGATGCCTGCCGAGGAGGAGCTGAACAAGATGTTCCTCGAATTGGTCGACGAGCTGGACCTGACCCAGGCCAACCGGCAGGCGGTTCTGGCACTTTCAGCGAACAAAAAGTGGCAGATATACTGTTCCAGAAAAGGCAACGGGACGCTCGAGAATGGCGGCTTGAGGACCACCGATCTTAGCGGTGATCCTGAGGACTACATCAACAGGCTGAGGGCGGTGGCCAGT AACCCCTTTCCCGAGGACGGGGACGAGGTATCGAATCAGATGCGGCAGGTGGAGGCCCTGAAGACAGCCCTGAGGACGCAGCCGCATAGTTTCGTGCTCCGATTCATAGAGCTGGATGGATTGAACACGTTGCTGCAGGTCCTCGGTACCATGGACGCGGGAACGGCGAACAGCAACCTGCACACGAGCGTGATAGGTTGTTTGAAGGCGTTGATGAACAACTCG AATGGAAGGGCACACGTTCTCGCGCATCCGACCGCGATCAACACGATATCCCAGTCGCTGGCgactgaaaatatcaaaacgaaGATCTCGGTTCTGGAGATCCTTGGGGCGGTATGCTTGGTCCCGGGCGGTCATCGTAAGGTCCTCGAGGCGATGTTGCACTTCCAGCAGTATCATTCCGAGCGGACGCGTTTCCAAAGTATTATCAACGACCTGGACAAGAACTTCGGCATCTACAAGGACAATTTGTCGCTGAAGACGGCGATCATGTCGTTCATCAACGCCGTGTTGAATTATGGCCCTGGTCAGGTCACTCTGGAGTTCAGGCTCCATCTCAGATACGAGCTGCTGATGCTCGGCATACAACCGATCATCGAGAAGCTGCGCAAGTATGAGAACGAGACGTTGGACAGGCATCTCGACTTCTTCGACATGGTCAGGAACGAGGACGAGAAGGAGCTGGCCAGGAAGTTCGAGAAAGAGCACGTGGACACGAAGAGCGCCACCGCCATGTTCGATCTGCTCAGGAGGAAGCTCAGCCACACCGCTGCTTATCCACATTTGCTCAGTCTTCTCGAGCATTGTCTTCTCTTGCCAC TGGATTACGGATCCCATCCGCAGCACTGGCTCCTCTTTGATCGAATCGTGCAGCAGATAGTCCTCCAGTCCGAAGGGAACGGGACCGGTACTATCAGGAATCCCGATGTAGCGCCGATCGAGATCAACGTGAAGGAAATCGTCCATTTGCTCGCTAAGGAAGAGGAACTGGTCGCGGCCAGGAAGAAGGCCGAGGAGTTGGAGCGAGAAAACTCGGACATGTCGACGAGATTGGCCAAGAAGGAACAAGAGCTCGACTTGAGGACTCAGGAGAAA GAAGACATGGAGGCCAGCCTGGCAAGGGTCAAGGAACGTTTGGAGAAGGAGACCTCGATGCACATCGAGACGAAACAGAGAATCTCCGAGTTACAAGATAACGTGGAGGCTCTTTCGCGGCAGATAAACAACGAGAAATCCGAGAGAAAGCGGCTGGAACAATTGGTGGCTTCCGGGAGTTTATCGGACGATGCGAAAGCGTCGATCAAACTCGTCGAGGATGAGGTCCTCGAGAAGGTTGAAGCGAAACCGATGCCGCCGccacctcctcctccgcctctaGCTCCTCCGCCACCTCCTTGTTTAATGCCTGCCGCGCCGCCTCCTATGAAG ATGGAGATCATCAAGAACGTCCCTCAACCCAGCAACCCCCTGAAATCGTTCAACTGGTCGAAGATCCCCGAGCAGAAGTTGCAAGGAACGATATGGTCAGAGCTCGACGACACGAAGCTCTACAACGTGATGGATTTAGAATCGATCGACAAGATCTTCTGCGCTTATCAAAAGAATGGCGTGTCGACAGAGGGCTCGATCGAGGATCTACGAACTCTGGGGAAGAATAAGAAGACTATGTCGGTGATTGACTCGAGGAGGGCGCAGAACTGCACGATACTGTTGTCAAAGTTGAAGATGTCCGACAACGAGATCACAAGAACGATTCTGTCTATGGATCAGCAGAACATTCTGCATATAGACATGGTCGAGCAGTTGCTGAAGTATATTCCGTCGTCGGAAGAGGCAGCTCTGTTGGACATCCATCAGAAAGACTTGCAGAGCAGGGCCGATTGTTTCTTGTACCAAATATCGAA AGTACCACACTACGAGCAAAGGCTGCGATCGCTCCACTACAAAAAGAAATTCGCAGCAAGCATCGCGGAATTGACGCCGAGAATGCGCGCGGTTCTCGAAGCTAGTCGACAGGTAGCCAGATCGCGGCGGCTGAGGAAGCTCCTGGAATTGGTGTTAGCTCTAGGAAATTACGTAAATCGCGGAAACGCTCGTGGCAATGCTTGCGGCTTCCGTCTAGCCTCTTTGAACCGTCTAGTCGACACGAAATCTTCTTGCTCGAAAGGCACCACCTTGCTGCACTATTTGGTCCAAATCTTGGAGTCCAGATTCAGGGAGGTGTTGGACATCGAAGAGGACATGCCTCACGTTCGAACCGCAGCTAGGGTCAGCATGGCTGACTTGCAGAGGGAAGTGGCCAACTTGAAGAACGGTCTTCAGGATGTTCAGAGAGAAATAG AATTCCACCGTGGGCAGTCTCAGGTACTTCAGGGCGATATGTTCCTGCCCGCGATGAGAGATTTCCAGGCGCAGGCCACGTGTAGGTTGGCTGAAGCAGAAGATCTGTTCCAAGACATGAAAACCAGG TTCGACCGAGCAGTCAGACTGTTCGGCGAAGATTCAGCAGGAGTGCAGCCGGATGAATTCTTTGGCATCTTCGAGAACTTCCTTCAAGCTCTAGCCGAGGCTCGGCAGGATGTCGAGAACATGAGGAAGAAAATAGAGGAGGAGGAGCGCAGGGCGAAACAGGAACAGGAG CTTCGCAAGAGGACAATGGAGAGGAAGAACTCCCGCGAAGGGATTCTGAACAGCATCTCGCTGAGCAAGAAGAACGAAGCGAACAGCAACGGACAGAACGACAACAAGGGTGAATTCGACGATCTGATATCAGCTCTCCGAACCGGCGACGTGTTCGGGGAGGACATTGCGAAGTTCAAGAGATCGAAACGTAGACCTGTCACGCCGAGCGGACAAGAATCGCGCAGACACAGCGCGCACAGAGAAGACTCGAGGGAACGGCATTGA
- the Daam gene encoding disheveled-associated activator of morphogenesis-like protein isoform X1: MIRRAYAATARTGPIYQSPETSIERIPTCPVKSPQPLKEFVGRCQTMPSRVKKSFCGCLQDDEPPEITYCVVEHTGTLTLQAMTPTLPMPAEEELNKMFLELVDELDLTQANRQAVLALSANKKWQIYCSRKGNGTLENGGLRTTDLSGDPEDYINRLRAVASNPFPEDGDEVSNQMRQVEALKTALRTQPHSFVLRFIELDGLNTLLQVLGTMDAGTANSNLHTSVIGCLKALMNNSNGRAHVLAHPTAINTISQSLATENIKTKISVLEILGAVCLVPGGHRKVLEAMLHFQQYHSERTRFQSIINDLDKNFGIYKDNLSLKTAIMSFINAVLNYGPGQVTLEFRLHLRYELLMLGIQPIIEKLRKYENETLDRHLDFFDMVRNEDEKELARKFEKEHVDTKSATAMFDLLRRKLSHTAAYPHLLSLLEHCLLLPLDYGSHPQHWLLFDRIVQQIVLQSEGNGTGTIRNPDVAPIEINVKEIVHLLAKEEELVAARKKAEELERENSDMSTRLAKKEQELDLRTQEKEDMEASLARVKERLEKETSMHIETKQRISELQDNVEALSRQINNEKSERKRLEQLVASGSLSDDAKASIKLVEDEVLEKVEAKPMPPPPPPPPLAPPPPPCLMPAAPPPMKMEIIKNVPQPSNPLKSFNWSKIPEQKLQGTIWSELDDTKLYNVMDLESIDKIFCAYQKNGVSTEGSIEDLRTLGKNKKTMSVIDSRRAQNCTILLSKLKMSDNEITRTILSMDQQNILHIDMVEQLLKYIPSSEEAALLDIHQKDLQSRADCFLYQISKVPHYEQRLRSLHYKKKFAASIAELTPRMRAVLEASRQVARSRRLRKLLELVLALGNYVNRGNARGNACGFRLASLNRLVDTKSSCSKGTTLLHYLVQILESRFREVLDIEEDMPHVRTAARVSMADLQREVANLKNGLQDVQREIEFHRGQSQVLQGDMFLPAMRDFQAQATCRLAEAEDLFQDMKTRFDRAVRLFGEDSAGVQPDEFFGIFENFLQALAEARQDVENMRKKIEEEERRAKQEQELRKRTMERKNSREGILNSISLSKKNEANSNGQNDNKGEFDDLISALRTGDVFGEDIAKFKRSKRRPVTPSGQESRRHSAHREDSRERH; the protein is encoded by the exons GATGACGAGCCGCCGGAAATCACGTATTGCGTTGTGGAGCACACGGGCACGCTCACGCTTCAAGCGATGACGCCGACCCTGCCGATGCCTGCCGAGGAGGAGCTGAACAAGATGTTCCTCGAATTGGTCGACGAGCTGGACCTGACCCAGGCCAACCGGCAGGCGGTTCTGGCACTTTCAGCGAACAAAAAGTGGCAGATATACTGTTCCAGAAAAGGCAACGGGACGCTCGAGAATGGCGGCTTGAGGACCACCGATCTTAGCGGTGATCCTGAGGACTACATCAACAGGCTGAGGGCGGTGGCCAGT AACCCCTTTCCCGAGGACGGGGACGAGGTATCGAATCAGATGCGGCAGGTGGAGGCCCTGAAGACAGCCCTGAGGACGCAGCCGCATAGTTTCGTGCTCCGATTCATAGAGCTGGATGGATTGAACACGTTGCTGCAGGTCCTCGGTACCATGGACGCGGGAACGGCGAACAGCAACCTGCACACGAGCGTGATAGGTTGTTTGAAGGCGTTGATGAACAACTCG AATGGAAGGGCACACGTTCTCGCGCATCCGACCGCGATCAACACGATATCCCAGTCGCTGGCgactgaaaatatcaaaacgaaGATCTCGGTTCTGGAGATCCTTGGGGCGGTATGCTTGGTCCCGGGCGGTCATCGTAAGGTCCTCGAGGCGATGTTGCACTTCCAGCAGTATCATTCCGAGCGGACGCGTTTCCAAAGTATTATCAACGACCTGGACAAGAACTTCGGCATCTACAAGGACAATTTGTCGCTGAAGACGGCGATCATGTCGTTCATCAACGCCGTGTTGAATTATGGCCCTGGTCAGGTCACTCTGGAGTTCAGGCTCCATCTCAGATACGAGCTGCTGATGCTCGGCATACAACCGATCATCGAGAAGCTGCGCAAGTATGAGAACGAGACGTTGGACAGGCATCTCGACTTCTTCGACATGGTCAGGAACGAGGACGAGAAGGAGCTGGCCAGGAAGTTCGAGAAAGAGCACGTGGACACGAAGAGCGCCACCGCCATGTTCGATCTGCTCAGGAGGAAGCTCAGCCACACCGCTGCTTATCCACATTTGCTCAGTCTTCTCGAGCATTGTCTTCTCTTGCCAC TGGATTACGGATCCCATCCGCAGCACTGGCTCCTCTTTGATCGAATCGTGCAGCAGATAGTCCTCCAGTCCGAAGGGAACGGGACCGGTACTATCAGGAATCCCGATGTAGCGCCGATCGAGATCAACGTGAAGGAAATCGTCCATTTGCTCGCTAAGGAAGAGGAACTGGTCGCGGCCAGGAAGAAGGCCGAGGAGTTGGAGCGAGAAAACTCGGACATGTCGACGAGATTGGCCAAGAAGGAACAAGAGCTCGACTTGAGGACTCAGGAGAAA GAAGACATGGAGGCCAGCCTGGCAAGGGTCAAGGAACGTTTGGAGAAGGAGACCTCGATGCACATCGAGACGAAACAGAGAATCTCCGAGTTACAAGATAACGTGGAGGCTCTTTCGCGGCAGATAAACAACGAGAAATCCGAGAGAAAGCGGCTGGAACAATTGGTGGCTTCCGGGAGTTTATCGGACGATGCGAAAGCGTCGATCAAACTCGTCGAGGATGAGGTCCTCGAGAAGGTTGAAGCGAAACCGATGCCGCCGccacctcctcctccgcctctaGCTCCTCCGCCACCTCCTTGTTTAATGCCTGCCGCGCCGCCTCCTATGAAG ATGGAGATCATCAAGAACGTCCCTCAACCCAGCAACCCCCTGAAATCGTTCAACTGGTCGAAGATCCCCGAGCAGAAGTTGCAAGGAACGATATGGTCAGAGCTCGACGACACGAAGCTCTACAACGTGATGGATTTAGAATCGATCGACAAGATCTTCTGCGCTTATCAAAAGAATGGCGTGTCGACAGAGGGCTCGATCGAGGATCTACGAACTCTGGGGAAGAATAAGAAGACTATGTCGGTGATTGACTCGAGGAGGGCGCAGAACTGCACGATACTGTTGTCAAAGTTGAAGATGTCCGACAACGAGATCACAAGAACGATTCTGTCTATGGATCAGCAGAACATTCTGCATATAGACATGGTCGAGCAGTTGCTGAAGTATATTCCGTCGTCGGAAGAGGCAGCTCTGTTGGACATCCATCAGAAAGACTTGCAGAGCAGGGCCGATTGTTTCTTGTACCAAATATCGAA AGTACCACACTACGAGCAAAGGCTGCGATCGCTCCACTACAAAAAGAAATTCGCAGCAAGCATCGCGGAATTGACGCCGAGAATGCGCGCGGTTCTCGAAGCTAGTCGACAGGTAGCCAGATCGCGGCGGCTGAGGAAGCTCCTGGAATTGGTGTTAGCTCTAGGAAATTACGTAAATCGCGGAAACGCTCGTGGCAATGCTTGCGGCTTCCGTCTAGCCTCTTTGAACCGTCTAGTCGACACGAAATCTTCTTGCTCGAAAGGCACCACCTTGCTGCACTATTTGGTCCAAATCTTGGAGTCCAGATTCAGGGAGGTGTTGGACATCGAAGAGGACATGCCTCACGTTCGAACCGCAGCTAGGGTCAGCATGGCTGACTTGCAGAGGGAAGTGGCCAACTTGAAGAACGGTCTTCAGGATGTTCAGAGAGAAATAG AATTCCACCGTGGGCAGTCTCAGGTACTTCAGGGCGATATGTTCCTGCCCGCGATGAGAGATTTCCAGGCGCAGGCCACGTGTAGGTTGGCTGAAGCAGAAGATCTGTTCCAAGACATGAAAACCAGG TTCGACCGAGCAGTCAGACTGTTCGGCGAAGATTCAGCAGGAGTGCAGCCGGATGAATTCTTTGGCATCTTCGAGAACTTCCTTCAAGCTCTAGCCGAGGCTCGGCAGGATGTCGAGAACATGAGGAAGAAAATAGAGGAGGAGGAGCGCAGGGCGAAACAGGAACAGGAG CTTCGCAAGAGGACAATGGAGAGGAAGAACTCCCGCGAAGGGATTCTGAACAGCATCTCGCTGAGCAAGAAGAACGAAGCGAACAGCAACGGACAGAACGACAACAAGGGTGAATTCGACGATCTGATATCAGCTCTCCGAACCGGCGACGTGTTCGGGGAGGACATTGCGAAGTTCAAGAGATCGAAACGTAGACCTGTCACGCCGAGCGGACAAGAATCGCGCAGACACAGCGCGCACAGAGAAGACTCGAGGGAACGGCATTGA
- the Daam gene encoding disheveled-associated activator of morphogenesis-like protein isoform X2 produces the protein MDTVLEKMAKLNLRIPTCPVKSPQPLKEFVGRCQTMPSRVKKSFCGCLQDDEPPEITYCVVEHTGTLTLQAMTPTLPMPAEEELNKMFLELVDELDLTQANRQAVLALSANKKWQIYCSRKGNGTLENGGLRTTDLSGDPEDYINRLRAVASNPFPEDGDEVSNQMRQVEALKTALRTQPHSFVLRFIELDGLNTLLQVLGTMDAGTANSNLHTSVIGCLKALMNNSNGRAHVLAHPTAINTISQSLATENIKTKISVLEILGAVCLVPGGHRKVLEAMLHFQQYHSERTRFQSIINDLDKNFGIYKDNLSLKTAIMSFINAVLNYGPGQVTLEFRLHLRYELLMLGIQPIIEKLRKYENETLDRHLDFFDMVRNEDEKELARKFEKEHVDTKSATAMFDLLRRKLSHTAAYPHLLSLLEHCLLLPLDYGSHPQHWLLFDRIVQQIVLQSEGNGTGTIRNPDVAPIEINVKEIVHLLAKEEELVAARKKAEELERENSDMSTRLAKKEQELDLRTQEKEDMEASLARVKERLEKETSMHIETKQRISELQDNVEALSRQINNEKSERKRLEQLVASGSLSDDAKASIKLVEDEVLEKVEAKPMPPPPPPPPLAPPPPPCLMPAAPPPMKMEIIKNVPQPSNPLKSFNWSKIPEQKLQGTIWSELDDTKLYNVMDLESIDKIFCAYQKNGVSTEGSIEDLRTLGKNKKTMSVIDSRRAQNCTILLSKLKMSDNEITRTILSMDQQNILHIDMVEQLLKYIPSSEEAALLDIHQKDLQSRADCFLYQISKVPHYEQRLRSLHYKKKFAASIAELTPRMRAVLEASRQVARSRRLRKLLELVLALGNYVNRGNARGNACGFRLASLNRLVDTKSSCSKGTTLLHYLVQILESRFREVLDIEEDMPHVRTAARVSMADLQREVANLKNGLQDVQREIEFHRGQSQVLQGDMFLPAMRDFQAQATCRLAEAEDLFQDMKTRFDRAVRLFGEDSAGVQPDEFFGIFENFLQALAEARQDVENMRKKIEEEERRAKQEQELRKRTMERKNSREGILNSISLSKKNEANSNGQNDNKGEFDDLISALRTGDVFGEDIAKFKRSKRRPVTPSGQESRRHSAHREDSRERH, from the exons GATGACGAGCCGCCGGAAATCACGTATTGCGTTGTGGAGCACACGGGCACGCTCACGCTTCAAGCGATGACGCCGACCCTGCCGATGCCTGCCGAGGAGGAGCTGAACAAGATGTTCCTCGAATTGGTCGACGAGCTGGACCTGACCCAGGCCAACCGGCAGGCGGTTCTGGCACTTTCAGCGAACAAAAAGTGGCAGATATACTGTTCCAGAAAAGGCAACGGGACGCTCGAGAATGGCGGCTTGAGGACCACCGATCTTAGCGGTGATCCTGAGGACTACATCAACAGGCTGAGGGCGGTGGCCAGT AACCCCTTTCCCGAGGACGGGGACGAGGTATCGAATCAGATGCGGCAGGTGGAGGCCCTGAAGACAGCCCTGAGGACGCAGCCGCATAGTTTCGTGCTCCGATTCATAGAGCTGGATGGATTGAACACGTTGCTGCAGGTCCTCGGTACCATGGACGCGGGAACGGCGAACAGCAACCTGCACACGAGCGTGATAGGTTGTTTGAAGGCGTTGATGAACAACTCG AATGGAAGGGCACACGTTCTCGCGCATCCGACCGCGATCAACACGATATCCCAGTCGCTGGCgactgaaaatatcaaaacgaaGATCTCGGTTCTGGAGATCCTTGGGGCGGTATGCTTGGTCCCGGGCGGTCATCGTAAGGTCCTCGAGGCGATGTTGCACTTCCAGCAGTATCATTCCGAGCGGACGCGTTTCCAAAGTATTATCAACGACCTGGACAAGAACTTCGGCATCTACAAGGACAATTTGTCGCTGAAGACGGCGATCATGTCGTTCATCAACGCCGTGTTGAATTATGGCCCTGGTCAGGTCACTCTGGAGTTCAGGCTCCATCTCAGATACGAGCTGCTGATGCTCGGCATACAACCGATCATCGAGAAGCTGCGCAAGTATGAGAACGAGACGTTGGACAGGCATCTCGACTTCTTCGACATGGTCAGGAACGAGGACGAGAAGGAGCTGGCCAGGAAGTTCGAGAAAGAGCACGTGGACACGAAGAGCGCCACCGCCATGTTCGATCTGCTCAGGAGGAAGCTCAGCCACACCGCTGCTTATCCACATTTGCTCAGTCTTCTCGAGCATTGTCTTCTCTTGCCAC TGGATTACGGATCCCATCCGCAGCACTGGCTCCTCTTTGATCGAATCGTGCAGCAGATAGTCCTCCAGTCCGAAGGGAACGGGACCGGTACTATCAGGAATCCCGATGTAGCGCCGATCGAGATCAACGTGAAGGAAATCGTCCATTTGCTCGCTAAGGAAGAGGAACTGGTCGCGGCCAGGAAGAAGGCCGAGGAGTTGGAGCGAGAAAACTCGGACATGTCGACGAGATTGGCCAAGAAGGAACAAGAGCTCGACTTGAGGACTCAGGAGAAA GAAGACATGGAGGCCAGCCTGGCAAGGGTCAAGGAACGTTTGGAGAAGGAGACCTCGATGCACATCGAGACGAAACAGAGAATCTCCGAGTTACAAGATAACGTGGAGGCTCTTTCGCGGCAGATAAACAACGAGAAATCCGAGAGAAAGCGGCTGGAACAATTGGTGGCTTCCGGGAGTTTATCGGACGATGCGAAAGCGTCGATCAAACTCGTCGAGGATGAGGTCCTCGAGAAGGTTGAAGCGAAACCGATGCCGCCGccacctcctcctccgcctctaGCTCCTCCGCCACCTCCTTGTTTAATGCCTGCCGCGCCGCCTCCTATGAAG ATGGAGATCATCAAGAACGTCCCTCAACCCAGCAACCCCCTGAAATCGTTCAACTGGTCGAAGATCCCCGAGCAGAAGTTGCAAGGAACGATATGGTCAGAGCTCGACGACACGAAGCTCTACAACGTGATGGATTTAGAATCGATCGACAAGATCTTCTGCGCTTATCAAAAGAATGGCGTGTCGACAGAGGGCTCGATCGAGGATCTACGAACTCTGGGGAAGAATAAGAAGACTATGTCGGTGATTGACTCGAGGAGGGCGCAGAACTGCACGATACTGTTGTCAAAGTTGAAGATGTCCGACAACGAGATCACAAGAACGATTCTGTCTATGGATCAGCAGAACATTCTGCATATAGACATGGTCGAGCAGTTGCTGAAGTATATTCCGTCGTCGGAAGAGGCAGCTCTGTTGGACATCCATCAGAAAGACTTGCAGAGCAGGGCCGATTGTTTCTTGTACCAAATATCGAA AGTACCACACTACGAGCAAAGGCTGCGATCGCTCCACTACAAAAAGAAATTCGCAGCAAGCATCGCGGAATTGACGCCGAGAATGCGCGCGGTTCTCGAAGCTAGTCGACAGGTAGCCAGATCGCGGCGGCTGAGGAAGCTCCTGGAATTGGTGTTAGCTCTAGGAAATTACGTAAATCGCGGAAACGCTCGTGGCAATGCTTGCGGCTTCCGTCTAGCCTCTTTGAACCGTCTAGTCGACACGAAATCTTCTTGCTCGAAAGGCACCACCTTGCTGCACTATTTGGTCCAAATCTTGGAGTCCAGATTCAGGGAGGTGTTGGACATCGAAGAGGACATGCCTCACGTTCGAACCGCAGCTAGGGTCAGCATGGCTGACTTGCAGAGGGAAGTGGCCAACTTGAAGAACGGTCTTCAGGATGTTCAGAGAGAAATAG AATTCCACCGTGGGCAGTCTCAGGTACTTCAGGGCGATATGTTCCTGCCCGCGATGAGAGATTTCCAGGCGCAGGCCACGTGTAGGTTGGCTGAAGCAGAAGATCTGTTCCAAGACATGAAAACCAGG TTCGACCGAGCAGTCAGACTGTTCGGCGAAGATTCAGCAGGAGTGCAGCCGGATGAATTCTTTGGCATCTTCGAGAACTTCCTTCAAGCTCTAGCCGAGGCTCGGCAGGATGTCGAGAACATGAGGAAGAAAATAGAGGAGGAGGAGCGCAGGGCGAAACAGGAACAGGAG CTTCGCAAGAGGACAATGGAGAGGAAGAACTCCCGCGAAGGGATTCTGAACAGCATCTCGCTGAGCAAGAAGAACGAAGCGAACAGCAACGGACAGAACGACAACAAGGGTGAATTCGACGATCTGATATCAGCTCTCCGAACCGGCGACGTGTTCGGGGAGGACATTGCGAAGTTCAAGAGATCGAAACGTAGACCTGTCACGCCGAGCGGACAAGAATCGCGCAGACACAGCGCGCACAGAGAAGACTCGAGGGAACGGCATTGA